The genomic region TATCATTAATACTCATCACTTTGTTATAATTGTTTGATttatagtataattaattagaaatattttagtataaaaataataattgtaaaaaatattatgaattggatattgtaaaaagaaacaaacatcACTCTTGATTTGACTCCTTTAAATAGAAATGGAGGGatttataaaatacttaaaataactTCGTAcctttcataaaataattaatttatagaaaaatgagctttgaaaaaacaaaataattgatttcTTTTAGTAATATTGTTTTTAGATTTACAATTTCTATGTTTATTGATGATACATCTATACTTAGTTAACTTATATAAGCATCTTTTCTAAGAATTGTTCATGTGTGATTCAAGTATTTACTTTTGAAGTATTTTGAATATAATgaatctttcttttcacttaatTTAATGAAACTTTTTATACTTTGTTCTCCTCTTGTTATCGATCTTTGGATGCTTATGTATTGgttgtattttttgattagtATCTCTCTTATGTTCAACACAATAACATATTTGTTCAACACAAgtatattaaatttcttttaaatatcaTGCAtgtaaaagtttaaatattatttttaagttataattttttatattgacttttcttatataaaatttttaattttattcctgATATTGTCTTcgattcttataaataaataaaaaataaaaatgaaggacTTAATTTACATTGTTTCTCACATAGGTGACATCCTTCAAGTGTGGTGGTTTTGCAATTGGCATCTCTACTAGCCACACCACCTTTGATGGCCTCAGCTTCAAAACCTTCCTAGACAACATTGCTTCAATAGCTGCTAAGAAGCCCTTGGCTGTCACGCCCTGCCATGACAGGCACCTCCTAGCCGCTCGATCCCCACCACGTGTCACCTTCCCACATCCTGAGATGCTCAAGCTAAGTGACCAGCTCCCAACATGCCCCGAGTCCAACATCTTTGAGGCCTCCACCGAACAACTTGATTTCAAGGTCTTCAAACTAACATCAAACGAcatcacaaaattgaaggaagaggCTAGGAATTCTTCAATTAGTGGTGGCCTAAGTACTAAATGTGTCACTGGCTTTAACGTTATCACTGCCTACATATGGAGATGCAAGGCACTTTCGTGCTACAATGATGAGAACCCTAATAGGTCATCAACTATACTATATGCTGTAGATATACGTTCAAGATTGAACCCTCCATTGCCTAAATCATACGCGGGTAACGCAGTGTTAACTGCTTATGCCACGGCAAAGTGTAAGGAGCTAGAAGAATGGCCTTTTATGAAGCTAGTTGAAATGGTGCGTGAGGGAGCAACTAGGATGACAAATGAGTATGCAAGATCTATCATAGATTGGGGAGAGATAAACAATGGGTTTCCCAATGGGGAGGTTTTGGTGTCTTCATGGTGGAGATTAGGGTTTGAGGAAGTGGAGTATCCGTGGGGGAAGCCAAAGTATTGTTGCCCAGTGGTGTATCATAAGAAGgatattattttgttgtttcctCCGGTTGGTGGAGGTGAAGGGGTGAGTATTATTGTGGCTCTTCCTCCTAAGGAAATGGAAAAATTCCATGGGCTCTTCAACAAGTTCTTGACTTCACATTGAGGGAAATGATGGGTCTTTCTTCCTCCTCCTATGGAAATGGAAAGATTCCATGCATGCTTAAGTTCATGACTTGAGAATTATGTCTCTCCCTCTATTGATATCCTTATTAATATGATATCTTTAGCTATTCGCTAGTTGTTATGTAATAAAGTATGATTCTTTTTGGGTTTTAATATGAATGGTACAAATAAtgcagttatatatatatatatatatatatatatatatatatatatatatttcaagatTATATTTTCCACTAGTATGAGCTAGGAGATTGATCAATTCGTTGCAATTTGATGTTATATTCACATGTTGTATAACTATGACAAAATCACAAATTCAATCCCTAATTAACTAACTTCAAATCTTTCACCAAATGTTCTTTGAATTTCAGTTTgattcttaatttgtttttctttttttacttgggTCTGCatttaaaattatcaacatTTTATCCTATATCCAGTTTTAAGTTCTATATTTAATTAAGCTttgaaagttaataatgtaaataatttcctgt from Glycine soja cultivar W05 chromosome 16, ASM419377v2, whole genome shotgun sequence harbors:
- the LOC114389679 gene encoding omega-hydroxypalmitate O-feruloyl transferase-like; the encoded protein is METSNNNHDAPPPPLLKDLKVTIHNASMIFPSKEIERKSLFLSNIDKVLNFDVETVHFFGAHKDFPPHVVNERLKNALEDALVVYDFLGGRLKLNYDTKRLEMDCNPEGAGFVVASSEYNLDQIGDLDYPNPAFAQLVHQNKDFLKDGDVPLCVAQVTSFKCGGFAIGISTSHTTFDGLSFKTFLDNIASIAAKKPLAVTPCHDRHLLAARSPPRVTFPHPEMLKLSDQLPTCPESNIFEASTEQLDFKVFKLTSNDITKLKEEARNSSISGGLSTKCVTGFNVITAYIWRCKALSCYNDENPNRSSTILYAVDIRSRLNPPLPKSYAGNAVLTAYATAKCKELEEWPFMKLVEMVREGATRMTNEYARSIIDWGEINNGFPNGEVLVSSWWRLGFEEVEYPWGKPKYCCPVVYHKKDIILLFPPVGGGEGVSIIVALPPKEMEKFHGLFNKFLTSH